AGCGATAGATGGTGCCTTTGCCGATCTTGGCCTCGCGGGCCACATCGTCCATCAGGGTCTTATGAAAGCCTTTTTTAGGAAACACCTTCCCGGCGGCCTTCAGGATAGATACCTTTTTCTTATCGTTGCGGGTTCTCATTGTCTCTCCAAATTATAATAGAACTGACTGGTCAGTTCTATTATAAGCAATAAACCTTATTTTGTCAAGAGGCCATAAATTTATTTTTCCGGGCCTGCCCATATTTAGAACGGCCTTTCGCCGTAGGCCTGTCCTGGAGGAAACAAGCTGCCCGGCTAGGGCCGTTCTGTGAGTTATGAAGACTCTATGCAAGATTAGACTACGAATACTTAATAAGGTTTAATATCCTTTGATATTTTTCCCACAATTTCTTTTATTCTCACCATATTCATCACGTCTTCTTTATTGTATGCCAGTAACGTGCTTAGCGACTTCTCGTCACCATATTCCGTATAATTCTGCCACAGATACAAAGCATCCCGGCCATCCATATCCGGCAGTTCCCTCCTGATCCCCAGCATTTTTTCGATGATCTTCTGCCCCCCGGCCAGCCCGTGTTTTTTGCAGATGAACCTCAGGTCCTTTGAATCGTATTTTTCCCTAAGATCCAGCCCCAATCTCTTTTTAATTACCGGCAGATCAAAACAATGCCCGTTGAAGGT
This sequence is a window from Candidatus Edwardsbacteria bacterium. Protein-coding genes within it:
- a CDS encoding ribonuclease H-like domain-containing protein; amino-acid sequence: MQLYLDIETDFYQNITVIGFYSESTGFQQIVGRDITRARLSRRLPKPINSTDGESIGMGLRELYTFNGHCFDLPVIKKRLGLDLREKYDSKDLRFICKKHGLAGGQKIIEKMLGIRRELPDMDGRDALYLWQNYTEYGDEKSLSTLLAYNKEDVMNMVRIKEIVGKISKDIKPY